The Lolium rigidum isolate FL_2022 chromosome 1, APGP_CSIRO_Lrig_0.1, whole genome shotgun sequence region ATCTACTTTTCTTCTGTGTTACTGTTTGGTAAGATGAAAATATAGACTCGCAATTTTCAGGTCTTGTATGCATACAAAACTGATAGAAGAACCTAATCAGCTATATCTTACATGGGTTGCTTACTTTGATTTGGGGCTAAGTAACAATCTATTTTAAGCTTTGGAACGAATTTATTGTTTGAGCATACCATTGGTTGTTTCCTCTCCATTTTCCATGTGTTTGCCTACCCTTTTGACGAAAACCCATAGGAATTGTACCCATCTTACTATATTGTGTCTCAGACTATGTTGTTTGTAACTGATACAGATGGCAGGGAGGGCTGGCCAGAGCTCGCACCCTATGACTGCATCCATGTCGGAGCTGCGGCACCACAGATTCCAGAGGCATTGATCGAGCAGCTGAAGCCTGGCGGCAGAATGGTGATCCCAGTTGGGACCGTCTTCCAGGAGCTGAAGGTGGTGGACAAGAAGCTAGACGGCACAGTCAGTGTCAGAGATGAGACGTCTGTGCGCTATGTGCCACTCACTAGCAAGGATGCCCAGCTACACTCGAACTGATCGCCACATTCTGCCATTCCATGTGCCAATCAAGGCGCTATGTTTGTACATAAAGTTTATCCTGCTGTCAGTGTACAACTCTGGGGTTTGTGGATACTGGAACTTCATAAGTATTGAAGCATGTGTGTGTTTTGCTAAATGTTGTTCATGCTAGTATCCTCGTAGCAACTGCTCTCACAATGATATAATCCTCTTGTTACTGAAATTTTGGGTTGGCGTAAATTGACTTATCCTGTAAGCTTGAGCAATCCTGCATTTCTATGGTTCTCTTAAGAAATGTCAGGCTGTGAAGCGAACGTAATTTTGGTCAGCAAGAGTGCACCGTCTGCCGTGCTTTATGTCCTTTGCATAAATATCATATTGGCATTATCAAGAAAACCTTGGATTATCATGAGAACACTAGGGCATCATTACAGTAGCCTATTATAAGGTTTGAACTCATTGTGTATACAAGAAATTAACATGATAACTCAGCAGCAAAGAGAAGCTGAACAAAGAGCGGAGGGGAGAACCCGGCATCATGAGGCTAATGCAGGATTTGTAAGTGTCAAAATCAGCATCATTCTTCGGTAGTAACATTTCAGCATTGCTGTCTTATCTGTCCATGAGAAACCTCCAGCCATGCTCTCCAGATCTACGCCGAATTAGAAACCTCGCTGGGGTCGCTCAGCTGCAACATTCACTCGGAGTGGGCGGCCATCCATCTCCTAGAGTTCATAATAACAACAGATCAGCATCAGCCGGGAGAAAAGTATTTTGCTTCCATGCTGCAGTGGTGTTATTATGTATTTTTTCAGAAAGATATGATTATGTTCTCACCTCTCCATCAAGTGCCTCAATAGCACTGTCGAGATCCTCCTTTGAAGCCATAGTTACAAAGCCAAATCCGCGTGAACGCCCAGTTTCTCTGTCGTATACGACTGTCGCGTTAAGTACGTTCCCATGCTTGCTGAACAAGTCCACCAACCCAGATTCTTCCGCTTGCCATGGCAGGTTGCCAACATAAGCCCTGAAAGCAGATGCAAACTGTCGAGGAGGTCTCTCCACACGGGAACCCCTTTGAGCTGCTTTGTTTACATTCAGAAGTCTCCCGTTAATGTCCTGTTGAATAGAAGTTACCCAGTGAGCTATTCAGCACGGTATGCAGTTTATATATTCtgctatactccctccgttcaaagAAACATGTCTTAGATtgccaaaatttggatgtatcttagATTGCCAAAACATGTTTCATTGGACAGAGGGATTATTATGTACTGCAACTGAGTTGTTCATCAATCATGTTTTGAGTCATGTCAAGGCACATATGCATCACGATAACTTGAAGATATGCAAGTGATGGAAGATAGGAAACAAAAATTAATAATCTGTGGACTCTAGACACAATTTGAATAACTAAGTGAATTAGAAGATAGAAATGCAGCTCACGTAGCGGTTGAACGTCTCGATGGCTTTGTCAGCTTCCTCAATGGTGCTCATGGTGACGAACCCAAATCCACGGCTCTGGCCTGACTCTCTGTTGTAAATAACCTGGAGTTGAAGAAAGCCCCGTCAAATAAGAAACACAAACTGAGCACAGCACACCAACTGCTCGCAGCTGGCATGATGACATTGGGAGCTATAATTCAGTGGAAGGCACCCCCAAAACTGTATCAACTATCAAATACTGCACAGAATGTATAGACGTATACGCTTACACCACTCAAAATTAACATCTGAGGACACAAACAGGACTGATAAAGTAAAATCCCGACCGTTTGGTTTTACCAAAATGAACAAATTATCAAGGCACAAGTAGCTAACTAAATGCTAGTACTAAGCACAAGCGATTACTTGATTTTACTCTTTGCACGAAAAACCTCCAACCTCAAAAATAACCAGTTACCAGTTAATACAGGGTAATTAAAACCCATCACGTGAAGAAACGCAGGTTTTATTTAGTTTCTTATTACTAATTATTTTGGGTAGCGCGCGGTAGGCTCACCTCGGCGACCTCGACGACGCCGGCCTGGTCGAAGAGCTGGGcgagcgcctcgctgtcgacgtcgtACGGGAGGTTCCCGACGTAAATTTTGGCCTCCTCGGGCGGCTCCGACGCGTAACCCGCATCCCCACCGGATGCCGCCGCcacgggctcctcctccggcACCGCCTCGTCGGCTTCTTCCGCGTCGGTCCAGTCGACGCTCGCCTCGGCGGCGTCGGATGACGCGACGAAGGGGGTGAGGGGGAGGCGGGGGCGGGTGGAGCGGAGGAGCGGCGCGCGGGAGAAGAGGAGCGGGAGGGCGGCGGAGGCCGGGGCGAGCTTGTGGTGGGCGGGGAAGGCGGGGTGGTGGAGGGAGGCGTCGGTGGCCGCGGCCATGGCGAGGGACATGGCGGTGGCCATGGTGGAGCGGGAGAAGGGGATAAGGGGGATACGCGAGGAGAGGAAGGGATTTGAGCTTGAGGTGCTCCGTGCTCTGAATTCGCGTTAATATACGCGCCGCTCTGGTTCAGGTGGCTTTAGTGGGCTTCTCACGGGCTTTTCCGTGAgctttggtttggtttggtttggggCTTTGTCCGAATGCAAGGCCTGATTGGTTGCTTACAACTCCATGGATGCTATTCGGGTTAATGTAGGGCTCGTTTGGTAGGGTGCATCCCTCTTGGCTCACATCGGATCAGCAATTTTCGGCTTGGTTGGATAAAGTGACGCCAAGCTTCTGGCGtactctgtgacaagagagtgccacaaaagctaaaagacagattttataggacagctatccgacctgcgacgttgtatggcgcggagtgttggccaacgaagagacggcatatccaacagttaagtgtagcagagatgcgcatgttgagatggatatgtgcaAGAAAGAATCAGGTACGGAATGAtgatatacgggagagagttggggtagcaccgattgaagagaagtcGGTCCAACATTGTCTCAAATGGTTTGAACATATCCAACGAAAgcctccggaagcgccagtgcatagcggacggataaagcgtgctgAGCATATTAAGAGGGGTcatggtagaccaaacttgacatgggaggagtccgttaagagagacctgaaggtttggaatatcgacaaagatttagccatggacaggggtgcgtggaagttagctatccatgttccggaaccatgacttggcttcgagatcttatgggtttcaactctagcctaccccaacttgtttgggactgaaaggcttggttgttgttgttgttgttgttgttggatgCCTAGATCGAGCCGCGTTGTTGcatcgctgatgtctacgggagcttctattcttgtagacagtgttgggcctccaagagcagaggtttgtagaacagcagcaagtttcccttaagtggatcacccaaggtttatcgaactcagggaggaagaggtcaaagatatccctctcatgcaaccctgcaaccacaaagcaagaagtctcttgtgtccccaacacacctaataggtgcactagttcggcaaaaagatagtgaaatacaagtggtatgaatgaatatgagcagtagtaacggcaccagaaaagtgctttgcccaggacgagaaacaagcgatagtaacgcaagcagatagtaacgcaagtaaaacgataaacaagcagcgatagcgagtatttaggaacaaggcctagggattagactttcactagtggacactctcaactttgatcacataacagaatagataaatgcatactctacactctcttgttggatgatgaacaccactaattgcgtaggattacacgaaccctcaatgccggagttaacaagctccacaatattcaatgttcatatttaaataaccttagagtgcatgacggatcaacacaactaaaccaagt contains the following coding sequences:
- the LOC124659988 gene encoding 31 kDa ribonucleoprotein, chloroplastic-like, which translates into the protein MATAMSLAMAAATDASLHHPAFPAHHKLAPASAALPLLFSRAPLLRSTRPRLPLTPFVASSDAAEASVDWTDAEEADEAVPEEEPVAAASGGDAGYASEPPEEAKIYVGNLPYDVDSEALAQLFDQAGVVEVAEVIYNRESGQSRGFGFVTMSTIEEADKAIETFNRYDINGRLLNVNKAAQRGSRVERPPRQFASAFRAYVGNLPWQAEESGLVDLFSKHGNVLNATVVYDRETGRSRGFGFVTMASKEDLDSAIEALDGEEMDGRPLRVNVAAERPQRGF